From one Paenibacillus terrae HPL-003 genomic stretch:
- a CDS encoding ABC transporter permease has translation MKSNKTLNKSAGINTSYRWLVTALVRALVVILCVMTAVFFIIRIVPGDPAKMILGEYSTPEAIESMHHTLGLDLPLWEQFTRFVKTLFTHGDTGNSIIVGTSARELIAERAPVTLLLIVMACVLAIIITLLLATLAATHKDKLLDHLIRIFPTITLGMPIFWVGLLLILVLSVRLHWFPVGGIGEGWNGTLYSLTLPAITVAFSQIPTLVRSLRAQMLEVLESDFVVTLKAAGIPSRVILFKHVLRNSALPTLMLLGVNISYLIGGTLVVEQVFGIKGIGSLLFTSISKRDFPVIQGIALYCAISVVIISLLIEIISWWLDPRTKGKQ, from the coding sequence ATGAAGTCCAATAAAACGTTAAATAAATCAGCAGGAATCAATACATCATACAGGTGGCTTGTGACAGCTCTTGTAAGAGCATTGGTAGTAATCCTCTGTGTGATGACAGCAGTTTTTTTCATCATCAGAATCGTGCCAGGGGATCCTGCTAAAATGATTCTGGGAGAATACAGTACGCCTGAGGCCATCGAGAGTATGCATCATACTCTCGGGCTGGATCTCCCTTTATGGGAACAATTCACTAGGTTTGTGAAGACGCTGTTCACACATGGAGATACCGGCAATTCAATTATTGTGGGAACCTCTGCAAGAGAGCTGATTGCTGAACGGGCTCCCGTTACTTTGCTGCTTATTGTGATGGCCTGTGTTTTGGCGATCATTATTACACTTCTGCTCGCTACGCTTGCAGCCACGCACAAGGATAAGCTGCTGGATCATTTGATACGTATTTTTCCTACAATAACTCTGGGTATGCCAATCTTTTGGGTTGGTTTACTTTTGATTCTGGTTCTTAGTGTCCGTCTTCATTGGTTCCCCGTTGGAGGGATAGGCGAAGGGTGGAATGGGACCTTGTACAGTCTTACACTTCCGGCAATTACCGTCGCTTTTTCGCAGATTCCTACGCTGGTTCGTTCGTTAAGAGCGCAGATGCTTGAAGTATTGGAATCCGATTTTGTAGTCACATTGAAGGCTGCGGGAATACCAAGCAGGGTTATTCTATTTAAGCATGTGCTACGTAACTCCGCTCTTCCAACTCTGATGCTGCTTGGCGTAAATATTTCTTATCTTATCGGTGGTACACTGGTCGTTGAACAGGTGTTTGGCATCAAGGGGATTGGCAGCTTGCTGTTTACTTCCATTTCGAAACGTGATTTCCCGGTCATTCAAGGAATAGCACTTTACTGTGCGATATCTGTTGTGATCATCAGCCTCCTGATTGAAATCATTTCCTGGTGGCTTGATCCCAGAACGAAAGGAAAGCAATGA
- a CDS encoding ABC transporter ATP-binding protein: MITTNPILEIEALSLATKSNKILVNNVSFSLGKGESVGLVGESGSGKSLTLRSILGLLPRGVEQIGGVIKSDISSAMVFQDPRGALDPLCPVVKQLAEVVYYRQRVSRKASRTIALELLEMLGLPDSLKRSDRYPSQLSGGQCQRIVIAIALACKPGILLCDEPTTALDVTVQRQILETITRLQNELGFAMVFVTHNLAIAATMCSKLCVMKEGQIVEHGNSLSLLQNPKNPYTQMLINSVLPLPELEGSELTWS; encoded by the coding sequence ATGATTACTACAAATCCGATTTTGGAAATAGAGGCACTGTCGCTGGCAACAAAGTCAAATAAAATATTAGTCAACAATGTTAGCTTTTCGCTAGGCAAAGGGGAGAGTGTGGGGTTAGTAGGCGAATCGGGTTCTGGAAAATCGCTTACGCTGCGTTCGATTCTGGGATTACTTCCACGTGGTGTTGAGCAGATTGGAGGAGTTATTAAGAGTGATATCAGCAGCGCTATGGTTTTTCAAGACCCGAGAGGTGCGCTGGACCCACTCTGTCCGGTTGTCAAGCAGCTTGCGGAAGTCGTTTATTACAGACAAAGAGTAAGCCGAAAGGCTTCTCGCACGATAGCGCTGGAATTGCTCGAAATGCTCGGCCTCCCCGATTCTTTAAAGAGATCGGACCGATATCCGAGCCAGCTTTCGGGTGGTCAGTGTCAACGAATAGTCATCGCAATCGCACTGGCGTGCAAGCCAGGCATTCTTCTCTGTGATGAGCCGACAACGGCGCTTGACGTAACCGTTCAGCGGCAAATTCTTGAAACGATCACTCGTCTGCAGAATGAACTGGGCTTTGCCATGGTGTTTGTTACGCATAATCTTGCGATTGCAGCTACCATGTGCTCAAAGCTATGTGTGATGAAAGAGGGGCAGATTGTTGAGCATGGCAATTCCCTTAGTCTTTTGCAAAACCCGAAAAATCCTTACACACAGATGCTGATTAACTCGGTGCTTCCTTTGCCAGAGCTTGAAGGGAGCGAACTTACATGGAGTTAG
- a CDS encoding ABC transporter ATP-binding protein, with protein MELALQVKNVTVHYDGFTALDHINLNLQQHTTLGLVGESGSGKSTLARVIAGLIAPDEGQILLGSQELKKKRNREQYKMIQMIFQNPDASLNPKHSIRQILSEALIFHKIVDRMGVEKRCKELLARVHIEESALDRFPHEFSGGQRQRIAIARALSVEPSILIADEPTSALDVSVQLSVLELFNMLKAELNLTMLFISHDLGVIHAISDTVAVMRQGKLVEINPKDQFFARPETAYSRELLSAVPKMPKLSTSGGFYEQRT; from the coding sequence ATGGAGTTAGCCTTGCAAGTAAAAAATGTAACGGTTCATTATGACGGGTTTACTGCGCTGGATCACATCAATCTGAATCTGCAGCAGCATACGACCCTTGGCCTTGTTGGAGAGTCCGGCTCGGGCAAATCCACTCTGGCGCGGGTCATTGCCGGGCTGATTGCTCCTGATGAGGGGCAGATTCTGCTAGGCTCACAAGAATTGAAGAAGAAAAGAAATCGTGAGCAGTACAAAATGATACAAATGATCTTCCAAAATCCGGATGCATCGTTGAATCCCAAGCATTCCATCAGGCAGATACTTTCCGAAGCGCTGATATTTCATAAAATTGTGGATCGTATGGGAGTCGAGAAGAGATGTAAAGAGCTTTTGGCTCGTGTACACATTGAAGAAAGCGCTTTGGACAGGTTTCCTCACGAATTTTCCGGCGGTCAGCGCCAGCGAATAGCAATCGCACGCGCATTAAGCGTTGAGCCGAGCATTCTGATTGCGGATGAACCGACGAGCGCATTGGATGTTTCCGTACAACTGAGTGTGCTTGAACTCTTTAACATGCTCAAAGCAGAGCTTAATCTTACCATGCTGTTCATCTCCCATGATCTGGGGGTAATCCATGCAATTAGCGATACGGTAGCGGTCATGCGGCAGGGAAAACTCGTTGAGATCAATCCCAAGGATCAATTCTTTGCTCGTCCTGAAACTGCATACAGTCGTGAGCTATTGTCCGCAGTTCCGAAAATGCCTAAATTAAGTACATCAGGAGGTTTTTATGAGCAGAGAACATAA
- a CDS encoding ABC transporter permease, with protein sequence MKHTRIDPQLQEYGNKKSIINRIWNTPSLLVGSIMFAVLIVLAVFIPFISPYEPSGQNLSAFLQPPSAEHWLGTDQLGRDLFTRLIYAARTDLTIMFLAEIIPFCTGVFLGMLAGYYGKWIDTIITLITDTFIAFPFYLIVIIVAFASGAGQRGIYITFILVGWIVFARVVRGLSASFRKQEWVASAQTLGLPGVRIILRHLLPNVLPQAVVVLMTDMVGLLVAIVTLGYLGIGITPPTPDWGTMISDGQSFITTAWWLSAVPGFAVVYTGIALSLVGDGLADIWRKK encoded by the coding sequence ATGAAACATACAAGAATAGACCCTCAATTGCAAGAGTACGGTAATAAGAAAAGCATCATAAATCGAATATGGAATACCCCTTCCCTTCTGGTAGGCAGTATTATGTTTGCAGTACTTATTGTCTTGGCTGTGTTCATACCGTTTATTAGTCCTTATGAACCTTCCGGGCAAAATTTGAGTGCTTTTTTGCAGCCCCCGTCTGCCGAACATTGGCTGGGGACAGATCAATTGGGGCGCGATTTGTTTACGAGACTGATCTATGCTGCGCGAACTGATTTGACAATCATGTTTCTGGCGGAAATTATTCCATTTTGCACAGGTGTATTTCTGGGTATGCTTGCCGGATATTATGGGAAATGGATCGATACCATCATTACGCTGATCACGGATACGTTTATCGCTTTTCCTTTTTATTTGATCGTTATTATTGTGGCTTTTGCCAGCGGAGCCGGTCAACGGGGCATTTATATCACTTTTATACTTGTAGGCTGGATTGTATTTGCCCGTGTAGTCAGAGGGCTTAGTGCATCGTTTCGCAAGCAGGAATGGGTAGCGTCCGCTCAAACTTTAGGGCTGCCTGGAGTAAGAATTATTCTTCGTCATCTCCTGCCCAATGTACTACCTCAAGCGGTTGTAGTTCTCATGACGGATATGGTAGGGTTGCTTGTGGCCATTGTTACGCTTGGTTATCTTGGGATCGGCATTACACCGCCAACCCCGGACTGGGGAACAATGATCTCGGATGGACAATCCTTCATAACTACAGCTTGGTGGCTCTCGGCAGTTCCGGGATTCGCAGTGGTCTACACGGGAATTGCTTTGTCTCTTGTAGGTGATGGGTTGGCAGATATATGGAGGAAAAAATGA